TGCATATAGTGTAGCTGGTCTTCGTACTAAAGTGTTAAGGCTATGGGATCTTGAGCTGAGGTCTTCGTACCCCTCTTTTCTTGGTCTCCACATGGGTAATCTACACCTCAACTCAAGATCCCATAGAATTAACACTTCAGTACGAAGACCAGCCTACACTATATGCAACAACACGAACTGATCCTACAAGACTTGAGAAGGCATCACCCATTTCCCATCGACCCGATCCTGATCAGGACGGAGCTCTGAGTGGTGGAACTCCATCCTATCTCCAATGCCCTCGAAATAAACCCCGATACCGCATCCCGGCGAGAACCCTCTCACGATGCCTTTCCACCACCAAATATGCCTACACAGATTGTTTCCTCTACCTTTGAGTCTTAGGAGAGATTATGCATCCTGCGTGCTTCGAAGATTTATGCTTTTGTACGAGTTTGTAGTAATTTATAAATGATTTCTATTGACTTTCCTATTGTCTATTGGCCGATAGCAGTCCTCTTTGGCATTAGGATCAGTAATCATCTATAGATGCCATAAAGTCCTGTGGTCCATAATTTGCATTGGCTGGGCTTGGTCTGGTTGAATTTAGATCAAAATTTGGCCTTTGAGAAAAAGCCTGCATCTTCTTCAGTTTCTGTCCAAATTCATATTGATTGAAGCTGCACATGCGACATCACAGAGCATCATGTTTTACTCTATCGTCCAACTGATTTTGACCAATCTGTAGAATTTTTAGTTAGTAAATCGATTAGTGAAGTATCTAATTTCTCATAAAGCGTACGCGAAATTATGAGGTTAAAAATGTCGTAAGGTTAGGAATTGCACATTGATCGATATGTAggatgcattttctaatatcttGAGAAGATCTTTGAATAGTACAAGAAGAAATGTGTAGTTgaagcaaaacaaaataatacaATTTTGACAAATATATTAGGAAcatttattcaatttattttccagCATGATCGGCTCGCTGTCCTCGTCAATTCCCGCCCAAAGAGCTTAAAATATATCCTTCTTCATCTAGTTATGAAGTTACAAACCTCGCAATCCTCGGGAAAGAAAGATAGCAAACGTGCTCTCAGATCATGCACCATCACATAATAGATTGACATCCTTATCTTCCTAGTCGAGAACAGCCTATATGGTTACAGGAAAAATCGGGTTGTGACAATTACCTCCTAGCTAGCCGAGGCCGTCACTGTAGGAGCAACCCGAGTCCAATGCAAACCCGACATTATTGCCCTCCCGGAGTCCACTCgacctaggggtgagcatggttccaaggtaAAAGTGGAACCAGAGAACGGAACCTGTAGTTTTggtccggttctaggttctagtGAAATAGgatccggtttccggttctGCATTTTgaggaaccgccggttccggttcccgattctctATGGAACCAAACTGGAACCGGAATCAAGAACCGAAACTGACATTTTATATATGTGTCATAGAAATTGGGAATGTTGCTACTTATGTTGTATGTGTCATAGAAATTGGGAATGTGATCTTGAAATCACTCGAACTTCTTTAACAGATCGTCTTGGAGAGGAAGCGAATTGTTCTGGAGTTGGTGGAGGAAAAGAGAGCCCAAGCTGAGTGAGAGAAGTTTACAAGagcaagctaaaaaaaaattgaaaacttgagCTCTATTGTGTTGTACTCAAATAGGGAGGGAAGAGATTCGAGATAATTTCAAAAAGGTATTGTATAGGTGGCATGTTGGtatattgcaaatattttaaaTTCTCCGAGTCTCGTGTTTTATAATTTACAATCTTGCACTTTGGTAATGCAATCGGCTTTTTTTATCAACTGCCAATCACTCTCTctgattaaaaatgattatttagaTATTAGAGCTACTTTTCTTAAGTGTTCATAGTAAAATTTCAAGTTCTCGGGTGCCTTGGAACCGGACCTTGGAACTTGTGATACTGTAAGTTCCAAATTCCAAGATACATagagtaggttctaggtttcgaAAAACGAGGAATATGTACTAGCGGATAGATTCCAAATTCTAGGTGGAACCTACTCAAAAcctagaaccgctcacccctaacttGACCTACCTCGAATTCGGTCTAGTAGGAACCAGCCACACTTATGTCGAGGAATGTCGAGAAGTGCCTTTTGACATGTTATCAAGACATGTATAAAGAGGAGAATCGCGGCACAAACGAAATAAAACGGGACCAAGTGTGGTGTTTCTTTTCAACAAAAACAAGACATTATGTGCTCAACAGTACTTATATTCTTAAGccaaaattcttttttcttttttacgaTAATAAATCTCTTTCGAAGCTATTTTCCAAACGAGGCTtctctaattttcattttttttaagaatagatAAGTTCTATATGAAATAGGATACatgcttttcccttttttgcaatttttaaatcTCATTGTCATCTTTCAATTAAGTGGATTGATAACTTTATAGATTTATTAAACAGTTGATAAATCTATAAGATAATGTTTAATCTAACATTATCTCCAAGGCATCTAACTCCTGTTGGAAAAAACTAGGCCTTTTTGTTGATCCCGCTAGAGCCCGAGCTCTTTGCCTTACACATTTTCTTCGATCTAATTGAACTCATTGAGCCTGGTCCCGATGGTTGTCGGGAGTACTACCAACTTGTGCTGGCTACTTTCATGGTCGTCCGGACTTGAATTGTGATTGGATAGGATAAAGTGGGATTAGATATCCTCTAAATATCCCTCGGATTGTAAAAATTCTCATTACATGTCTGGTGCAATCCgacataagctaaaaaaaaatttgaacatattttgaaaatcctcAAGCGCAATCTGCTGTGATATTCAAATATCACCACTTAAtatgtaaaataaaatatatgtaaatgttattttctataaatagagagaaaataataagaaCGCTTTATTCCCTACGTTTTCtcttcgttttctctctctgtaCGTTGCTTCGATTGTGTGAGAGGGACGTGAAGAGTCAATCCCCCGATTCATGGCTCATCCAATCTTCAGATCCGGAGCGGAGGTGGAGATCACCAGCCCCATCCAACGCCTCCGGGGAACGCTCTTCCCCGGCAGAATCGTCGCTCCATCGCGCCGCAAACCCAATGCCTTCTTGATAGAGTACAAAACCCTAATCGCAACTTGCGACGCCGGCCGCCCCTCCAGGCCACACCGAGAGGAGGTTTCCGTCGGGCTCCTGAGGCCGAACCCGCCAGCCGAAATGGGCCGGAGTTTCCATCTTGGCGACGTCGTCGACGCGTTCCTCAACGGGGGGTGGTGGGAGGGCTCGATCACCAAGGAACTGAAGGGCTCGCGGTACATGGTGTACTTCCGGTGCGTGAAGCAGCAGTACCGGTTCGACGCAGCGGAGCTGAGGCTGCACCGCGAGTGGGTCAACGGGAATTGGGTCCCACCGCTCGAGGCCGAGGAGGAAGACGGTGGTGATGAGGTAGATTGTCGATTAGGGTTTCTCGTTGGATTTCAATTATATCTCTTGAAAGTCTCACTGCTAGCAGTGAATTCTTTATCTAGTCGTGATTAGCATAGGAAGATTTGACATGATAATCACAATGAATGCTTAATTCGATTAACTTATGACATGGTTATGTCAATTGAAAGGTAGTGGCAAGTAGAGATCCTTTCTGTcgataaagttcagaaaaacGACCCGCTTTAGATTATTTGGTTCTCAATTTATTGTGGTAGGAAAAGTAGGTATTAGCAAAGAATACCTGAGTCGACGCAGTGGCAATAGTTTCTCATTCTCACAGTCGATTGTTTACAAGATGCAATTTTGAAAACTTTATGCAGTATATGACATGCTTTGCAATCTCGATAAGGTCGTGTTCGCATGAAAATGAGGAAGTCACCAATGACTTCTCACGCCAATCTCAATCTTTGGATATTGCAGGAAGTGACCTCGACAATGGAAGAGAAATCTGGCGACGTTTGCCAAACAGCGAAGGGAGTGTTCGCCAAGGGAGCACTGGTCGAGGTGAGAAGTGACGAAGATGGACTCCAAGGTGCTTGGTTCGCGGGCACCATAATCAACAAGGCAGCGAGGAAACAGTTCTTGATCGAGTACCAAACCCTCAGAGCGGAGGATAAAAGCTCGGAGTACTTGAGGGAGCAGGTGGCCGCAAGTCACATGAGGCCGTACCCGCCAGAGACCTTCGTGGTCGACCCTTACGAGCGGGAGGCAAGAGTCGATGCCTTGTACAATGAAGGGTGGTGGGAGGGCATCGTCGAGAGGGCTCTCGCCGGGATGCGGTATCGGATTTATTTCGAGGGCACTGGAGATAGGATGGAGTTCCACCACTCAGAGCTCCGTCCTCATCGGGATTGGATCGATGGGAAGTGGGCGATGCCTTCTCCAGTCTCGTAGGACCAGTTCATGTTGTTGCATATAATGTAATTGGTCCTCAGGTTTCATACATCTCGAAACTTGAGGAAGAAGAGCGACGTGTACATCTTCAGCATAGTTTTATTCGAGTTAATCACTAGCCACTCCGCCGTTATAAGAAGTCCGGAAGGCAGCATGCACATACTTCCGGGGCATAGTTTTATTCGAGTTTATCACTAGCTACTCCGCCGTTATAAGAAGTCCGGAAGGCAGCATGCACATACTTCACCGGGTAACTCCACTCATGAAAAGAGGTTAAATGGCCAATTCAATATCGGTTCTGCATGGAAACCGGTGGAAATAGCCATGTCGTGCGTGCCGACGACAGGCAGTCCAAAGGCCAAACATCGTCCGGCACGCACGACATGGCTATTTCCACTGCTTTGCATCAAGAACCGATGTTGAATTGGTCATTTAACCTCGGGTTGACAATGCTTTGGATGACCGCTCTTTCTATGAGCGAACCTCTTTCTATGAGTGGAGTTACCTAGTGAAGTATGTGTATGCTGCCCTCTGTAGTGATTAACTCGAATAAAACTATGGTGAAACTATACACGTCGCTCTTCTTCCTCAATTTCCAGATGTATGAAACCTGAGGATTCAAAAGGAATTGTCACTCTTCTTCCTCATCAGTATATCTTTACTGCTACATATGCATCGGTCTTACCGGTTGCACCCGTGCACATCACAGTTATATTCAGTCTCATTCGCATTCTTTGTGCGTTTGGAAGTTACAGTCACTTTGAATGCTTGGATAGGAGAAAATGTTTATGTTCCTTGTGGAAGTCATGGTCTGGAATTAAAGAAACTACAGACCGGACCGTATGCCGCTCTTGAAATTTCTCAGTTCTTAGGATTATAGTTAGTGTCCTATGAAATGAAGCCAAGGAGCTCTTTGATCGGATTCTTTGGGTCATATGTGGAAACTCGGTTGCTAAAGTGATTGAATGTTTCAACTGAAATAACTTTTAGGATGAAGCCACTGGCTGAAATTGTTCATTGTTTCATCTATACACCCGTGTTAACATTAAATGCCCAGACCCCAAAATTATGTCTATTGATCGAATAACGAGAttgttcatttaattattttgtttcaCACATTGTTTAGTGGATAACTTAGATATAAGCAAAAGTGATCCATTGACATATTTTACCAACCGGTTTGGTAGAGAGTCATGATTTGCACAAATGTTCTTTGTTCTAGGCCAAAGGTGTGATTTAGCACCTATTGATCAGTTTCAAGGATTTTCTTCAACGATTTGCTAGTACTGCTTGACTTATTTATATTTCATTACTAGAATTTTCGATGCTATTGATGTCGATGTCGTTAATCTCATGGCTTGAACTCTGTGTCATTTATTAGCATGTGAAGGACTTTATATTAACGCCCAACAAAGAACCCACCATTCTCTTGTTAGAGAATTCACATTCAGATTTTTGTAAAATCTGCCCTCACATTTTCACAAAACTATTTTTCAATGCCACACACATACACATATCTATTATATATCATACGAATTTTTTaatgaagggtttttttttttggtcgaattaatGAAGGGTTTTAGAGACCAATTAATCAACAGAAACCAATGATAACGATATCATCCGAATTAAGGATTGACGGCAATTGAAAACGGTTCTTCCGCCTAGAAACGAAATGTTCCAAATGTTCTTAGAAATTCTTGCTCCCATTGAACCATTTGTATCCACATGCATTAGGATCTCGATTTTTATTTGATCTTTTGAATGCGCTCTTCCTTGTTCAGTTTTTAATCCAAATTATTCGATCACGTGAATATGCTTAGTGGAAGGACTAATTAGCAGGTTATTGCAGTGAAATGGAGCTTACATGTGCCTTATTGcaattagttaatcctacaGCTTTGGAAAGATGCGGTATAAATAGAATTTGATCCGTTTCTGATTGttacttttgtttcttgctgtcattaaagaaaatgaagtcatgatctattttttcttttcagtctATTGAATTCAGCCTAttgaatagaaaaataaaaaggaatttgGCCAAACAAAATTCtatttaacaaaaataaaaagtcgcGATAGTTACTATAGACGTCAACCCGCATTAAAATAGAAAACATATTACCATTTTCTTcgaaatagagagaaaaatgaaatagtttcaacaaaagagaaaaggagaaaaaaaaaaactctctccgGAAGTATTGAAAATTAAGTACTGAAAATATAAAGCTTTGATTTTCTCAAGtagtgaaaattaaaaattaaaaattttcttgacGATGAGTTGAAAATATGAAGCGTTGATTTTCTCAAGTACTAAAGATATAAGTATAACGCTGACAATTACCGATATGTTTTAGTAATgggaaaattgctaaaaaaaatcataaaccttttggatttttgtcaattcagttctaaaccttttaaattttttgatttagtcgtgaattttttcaacttttgccGATTCGATCCTATTAGctggaaatcgttgacatggataaCGGTTGTCCTACGAGGCACTACCGGCGCTAATATGGATAATATTTTATAGGATTTTAATATTCTTTCgaatgtttttatttattcattttattttattcttttttctatttatctttttacagtttccttttttttcctttttaatctttattttttccctccgGCGGCGAGCAAGGGCTGCCTCACCCGACgacggagggaaaaaagaaagaaaaaggaaaaaaaaaaagaggaaaaactttGTCCACGCCTGCGCCGGCGGTGTCATGTAGAACGGCCTACATTCACAAAAACGATTTCCGACccataggattgaattggtaaaggTGAAAGGGGTCTAGAATTGaatcaacaaacttaaaatgtttaggattatatTAGCAagtgtaaaaggtttaaaaaaaatttcaccttttttccattttagtaATAGGTTTGCAAGATTTCAGTCGGCATCAATTATTGACTGTATCAAGTCAATGCCAATTAAAGTTAGGCAACGAGCTCAATCTCattaaagttgaatttttcagtTTTCAGCATTTGATTGGGCTACCAAACAGGCCCATTAGTATGCTTTCAATAGATGGAAAATTCACACGACTGTTTACATTTGTGAATCAATAGGCCATCTTAATCGATTTCTACATTCCACAATTTTCAACGTTAGGTGATTGTTATCATATTTCATATTTTGTAGTCGCCCAATTTTCTTAAGTGTTTGTAATTTTGGAATTATGAATCCCGTTGCGGCAACGGCGAGAACAAACTCCCGCTTTGTCCCCTTTGTCTTGTCACCAGCTACCATCAAGAGGACAAGGCAGCAACGACGATGAGCTTGAGACTTGGGGCTCAAATCGAGCACGAGCCTCGGATCTTGGCTTACCAATGCTTGATTCAAGCCCCCGGGTGCACCTCGGCATCCAGTTCAATTCTTTCGATTTGTCGGAGAACTTGGAGAGATCGAGGTAGGCGCTCGAATGTTTTAATCGCCACCAATTTGGTGTAGAGTGCCCCAA
This sequence is a window from Rhodamnia argentea isolate NSW1041297 chromosome 3, ASM2092103v1, whole genome shotgun sequence. Protein-coding genes within it:
- the LOC115728763 gene encoding protein AGENET DOMAIN (AGD)-CONTAINING P1-like, whose translation is MAHPIFRSGAEVEITSPIQRLRGTLFPGRIVAPSRRKPNAFLIEYKTLIATCDAGRPSRPHREEVSVGLLRPNPPAEMGRSFHLGDVVDAFLNGGWWEGSITKELKGSRYMVYFRCVKQQYRFDAAELRLHREWVNGNWVPPLEAEEEDGGDEEVTSTMEEKSGDVCQTAKGVFAKGALVEVRSDEDGLQGAWFAGTIINKAARKQFLIEYQTLRAEDKSSEYLREQVAASHMRPYPPETFVVDPYEREARVDALYNEGWWEGIVERALAGMRYRIYFEGTGDRMEFHHSELRPHRDWIDGKWAMPSPVS